The following are from one region of the Veillonella nakazawae genome:
- a CDS encoding dihydroorotate dehydrogenase electron transfer subunit: MSGYVEQGEVVRNEQIGSDVWIMDIHAPKQAAEAKVGQFCNVRVANSTAPLLRRPISYAGFDVQKGTITLLYRVVGKGTEIMTRLVPGDTLDCLGPLGEPFVTSNNMLLVGGGVGIAPMLCIASHLQNGEEAQVILGFRNESETFWADLFKDTPVEVHITTDDGSVGTKGFPTAIMPELINANTFTSVMTCGPTPMMKGVAKVAKELNVPCQVSLEERMGCGTGGCLGCACDGAGGKRYKVCKDGPVFPAEEVFF; the protein is encoded by the coding sequence ATGAGTGGTTATGTAGAACAGGGCGAAGTCGTTCGCAATGAGCAAATAGGCTCTGATGTGTGGATTATGGATATTCACGCACCAAAACAGGCAGCAGAAGCAAAGGTAGGACAGTTTTGTAATGTTCGCGTAGCGAACTCTACGGCGCCATTATTGCGTCGCCCTATTAGCTATGCTGGATTCGATGTACAAAAGGGGACTATTACCCTTTTGTATCGCGTCGTAGGCAAGGGGACTGAAATTATGACACGTCTCGTGCCTGGTGATACATTAGATTGTTTAGGACCTTTGGGTGAACCATTTGTAACATCTAATAATATGCTACTTGTTGGTGGTGGTGTTGGTATTGCACCGATGCTATGCATCGCGTCTCACTTGCAAAACGGTGAAGAAGCACAAGTTATTTTGGGCTTTAGAAATGAAAGTGAAACCTTCTGGGCAGACTTATTCAAAGATACGCCTGTAGAGGTACATATCACTACTGATGATGGTAGCGTAGGTACAAAAGGTTTCCCTACAGCGATCATGCCAGAACTTATTAACGCTAATACGTTCACATCTGTTATGACTTGTGGTCCTACACCGATGATGAAGGGTGTGGCAAAAGTTGCTAAAGAGCTCAATGTACCATGCCAAGTATCTCTTGAAGAACGCATGGGATGTGGTACAGGCGGTTGCTTAGGTTGCGCTTGTGATGGTGCCGGTGGCAAACGTTATAAAGTTTGTAAAGATGGTCCTGTATTCCCAGCTGAGGAGGTGTTCTTTTAA
- a CDS encoding dihydroorotate dehydrogenase produces MSERDLNNTVTPNPKLAVDYCGIKMKNPIIAASGTFGNGPEYAGYLDLSNEVGAISIKGLTPKGRHGNPGTRIAETPSGVLNCIGLENPGAEHFVTDILPDLKKYDVPLLANMSAGTVEEFAWMAETLSVDGIAGLEVNVSCPNVACEGMAFGIDPKVVEQVTKAVRKVTDKPVIVKLSPNVTDIVEIAKAVEAGGGDGVSLINTILGMAIDIHRRKPVLGNIYGGLSGPAVKPVALRMVHQVYKGVNIPIMGLGGIMTGTDAVEFMMAGAQAVQVGVATMVDPTAISRIAREMGDYVEQYNLNSITDIVGAVHQG; encoded by the coding sequence ATGAGTGAACGCGATTTAAATAACACCGTTACACCTAATCCAAAGCTTGCTGTAGATTATTGTGGGATTAAGATGAAAAATCCTATTATCGCTGCATCTGGTACCTTTGGTAATGGCCCTGAGTATGCTGGTTATTTAGACCTTAGTAATGAAGTAGGTGCTATTTCTATAAAAGGATTAACGCCTAAAGGTCGTCATGGTAATCCAGGAACTCGTATTGCAGAAACACCATCTGGTGTATTAAACTGTATTGGACTTGAAAATCCAGGGGCAGAACATTTTGTTACAGATATTTTGCCAGACCTCAAGAAATATGATGTACCATTGCTAGCAAATATGTCTGCTGGTACGGTAGAGGAATTTGCGTGGATGGCAGAAACACTATCTGTAGATGGTATTGCAGGCCTTGAAGTTAATGTATCTTGCCCAAATGTTGCCTGTGAAGGCATGGCTTTTGGTATAGATCCAAAGGTAGTAGAACAGGTAACAAAAGCGGTTCGTAAAGTAACAGATAAGCCTGTTATTGTAAAACTTTCACCAAATGTTACGGATATTGTGGAAATCGCAAAGGCTGTAGAAGCTGGTGGCGGCGATGGTGTCAGTCTCATTAATACCATTCTTGGTATGGCTATCGATATCCATCGTCGTAAACCTGTATTGGGTAATATTTATGGTGGTTTATCTGGGCCAGCTGTTAAACCGGTTGCACTTCGCATGGTGCACCAAGTATATAAAGGGGTTAATATTCCTATTATGGGCCTTGGTGGGATTATGACAGGCACTGATGCTGTTGAATTTATGATGGCTGGTGCACAAGCAGTCCAAGTTGGGGTTGCTACAATGGTAGATCCCACGGCGATTTCTCGTATTGCTCGTGAAATGGGCGATTATGTGGAACAATATAATCTAAACAGTATTACTGATATAGTAGGTGCTGTGCATCAAGGGTAG
- a CDS encoding LysR family transcriptional regulator, translating to MDTSYYHNFITLVQTGNMTQAAEILHITQPALSKQLKYLEAEFGAQLINIKRGQRGSNLQLTDAGKIFYEKAQQLCSIEESTYNAVQQLNSRIEGTLRIATSASRSTPIVQQYLPAFSMKYPSVHFEIYEGLMTNVVNQLINGNAELGIANIQMVDTDKFDILLTQEEHLYAIFRRDVFWIDREHDTITWDDIKKCPLSLSGGSVRMIMQSSLTDMDQLNAVAITTTKSSAIEWASSGRTVSLVPMDGKELVNHRKMARIKLPEFSGDFKKAFITLKGHALSPVAQQFIDFYKAYV from the coding sequence ATGGATACATCTTACTACCACAATTTTATTACCCTCGTTCAAACGGGCAATATGACACAGGCCGCAGAGATTCTTCATATTACACAACCAGCTTTAAGTAAACAATTAAAATATTTAGAAGCTGAATTTGGGGCTCAACTCATCAATATCAAGCGCGGTCAACGAGGATCGAACTTACAACTTACTGATGCAGGTAAAATCTTCTACGAAAAAGCCCAACAACTATGTTCTATTGAAGAATCTACGTATAATGCGGTACAGCAGTTAAATTCACGCATTGAAGGTACGTTGAGAATCGCAACCTCTGCATCTCGTTCCACACCAATTGTACAACAATATTTACCAGCCTTTTCCATGAAATATCCATCAGTTCACTTTGAAATCTATGAAGGACTGATGACGAATGTAGTTAATCAACTGATTAATGGTAATGCTGAGTTAGGAATTGCTAATATCCAAATGGTAGACACTGACAAATTTGATATTCTTCTCACACAAGAAGAACACCTATATGCTATCTTCCGTCGTGATGTATTCTGGATAGACCGCGAACATGATACAATCACTTGGGATGATATCAAAAAATGCCCATTATCCCTCTCCGGCGGCTCTGTGCGAATGATTATGCAATCTAGCTTGACAGATATGGACCAACTCAATGCCGTTGCTATCACTACAACTAAGAGTTCTGCCATCGAATGGGCATCTTCTGGTAGAACTGTCTCTTTAGTTCCTATGGATGGTAAAGAGCTTGTTAACCATCGTAAAATGGCCCGCATTAAATTACCAGAATTCTCTGGAGATTTCAAAAAAGCATTTATTACCCTCAAAGGACATGCTTTATCTCCGGTAGCACAGCAATTTATTGATTTCTATAAAGCTTATGTATAA